The proteins below are encoded in one region of Triticum aestivum cultivar Chinese Spring chromosome 1B, IWGSC CS RefSeq v2.1, whole genome shotgun sequence:
- the LOC123110241 gene encoding uncharacterized protein produces MEAKGASERDALIDLESGNNVVISEHGHGMDANFAVSPPRTPPNGGLNRVMHTKDDGNQHMDCSSPAMETASKNGDDRKSEGEEKMGLLDSSGGEKAKKKRSSSKKPPRPPRPPTHLPLDASDQKLLNELNELALLKRARIERMKALKKMKNGKQGSSNSNFCPMIITIIFCLVILWQGFCSRQASGVSFHGSPESSVREHSSLISIRFYKKNHSNVRPHGSTSAAPNNYETHHRGWRSVPRGERPRHEHVGRA; encoded by the exons ATGGAAGCCAAGGGCGCGAGCGAGCGGGATGCTCTGATCGACCTGGAGAGTGGGAACAACGTTGTTATCAGCGAGCATGGCCATGGAATGGATGCTAATTTTGCGGTGAGCCCACCAAGAACACCGCCAAATGGCGGGCTGAATCGTGTCATGCACACCAAGGATGACGGGAATCAGCACATGGATTGTTCCTCGCCCGCTATGGAAACCGCTTCCAAGAATGGAGATGACAGGAAGTCCGAAGGGGAGGAGAAAATGGGCCTCCTGGACAGTTCTGGAGGTGAGAAGGCAAAGAAGAAGCGGTCCAGCTCCAAGAAGCCACCACGGCCGCCGAGGCCGCCGACGCATTTGCCGTTGGATGCTTCTGACCAGAAGCTCCTCAACGAGCTGAATGAGCTCGCTTTGTTGAAGCGGGCAAGGATTGAGCGGATGAAGGCTTTGAAGAAGATGAAGAATGGCAAACAGGGTTCCTCAAATAGCAATTTTTGTCCCATGATCATCACCATTATCTTCTGCCTCGTCATCCTCTGGCAAG GGTTTTGCTCAAGGCAAGCATCTGGAGTAAGCTTCCACGGATCACCCGAATCTTCGGTTAGAGAGCATAGCAGCCTGATCTCCATCCGGTTCTACAAGAAGAACCATTCTAACGTCCGACCTCACGGTTCAACCTCTGCTGCTCCCAA CAACTACGAGACGCACCACCGGGGCTGGAGGTCCGTCCCGAGGGGGGAACGGCCGCGGCACGAGCACGTCGGCCGGGCCTGA